The following proteins are co-located in the Megalobrama amblycephala isolate DHTTF-2021 linkage group LG12, ASM1881202v1, whole genome shotgun sequence genome:
- the plp2a gene encoding proteolipid protein 2, producing MVNTKEEVSATEPVSATEQRTKFIWSPKGMILALEIALCFITIICKATSLRCYLWCPIVDLVWAIIIFIIYGMELQIRALPWTDFFRAITGSLTLLITSILCISWAFPSSGEVAGSIFGLLAAAVFGYDTFGIMKYIKELKEQGRDINFILI from the exons ATGgtcaacacaaaagaagaagtTTCAGCCACTGAGCCAGTTTCAGCCACTGAGCAAAGGACAAAATTCATCTGGTCACCAAAGGGGATGATTTTAGCTCTTGAAATT gCTCTATGTTTCATCACGATTATTTGTAAAGCAACCTCTCTTCGATGCTACTTGTGGTGCCCCATTGTAGACCTGGTCTGGGCCATTATCATCTTCATCATTTATGGCATGGAACTGCAGATACGGGCATTGCCATGGACG GACTTCTTCAGAGCAATCACAGGCTCACTCACCTTACTAATTACTTCTATTCTCTGCATTAGCTGGGCATTTCCAAGTTCTGGGGAAGTTGCTGGTTCG ATTTTTGGTTTGCTGGCAGCAGCAGTATTCGGATATGATACTTTTGGCATAATGAAATACATCAAGGAACTGAAAGAGCAGGGGAGGGATATTA ATTTCATTTTGATATAA